One genomic segment of Ricinus communis isolate WT05 ecotype wild-type chromosome 5, ASM1957865v1, whole genome shotgun sequence includes these proteins:
- the LOC8283014 gene encoding myb family transcription factor PHL11 produces the protein MERAAAAFGGTYGYENGVVMTRDPKPRLRWTPDLHHRFVDAVTKLGGPDKATPKSVLRLMGLKGLTLYHLKSHLQKYRLGQQQARKQNTKEQYKENSVPGASYVNFSNHSSSSGLHATSSSNHNQQGEIPIAEALKSQIEVHTRFKEQLEVQKKLQVRIEAQGKYLQDLLEKAQKSFSSLDMKGSCNLDLALIKNTNAEERKENLKDIFAEPNYSVFHVSREAEMQKINDFEHKIEGSIHLDLNTKGSYDFAAVNGSQLELR, from the exons atggagagagcagcagcagcatttGGTGGGACATACGGATACGAGAATGGAGTGGTGATGACGAGAGACCCAAAGCCGAGGCTTCGATGGACTCCTGATCTTCATCATCGTTTTGTTGATGCTGTCACCAAACTTGGTGGTCCTGATA AAGCAACTCCAAAGTCAGTGTTGAGGCTGATGGGGTTAAAAGGTTTGACACTGTATCATTTAAAGAGCCATTTACag AAGTATAGGTTGGGACAGCAACAGGCTCGGAAACAAAATACTAAAGAACAATACAAAGAGAATAGTG tgccAGGGGCTTCCTATGTAAATTTCAGCAATCATTCCTCATCATCAGGGTTACATGCCACCTCATCCTCTAATCATAATCAACAAGG AGAAATCCCAATTGCAGAAGCATTGAAGTCCCAGATTGAAGTACATACAAGATTCAAAGAGCAACTTGAG GTACAAAAGAAGCTACAAGTGAGAATAGAAGCACAAGGGAAGTACTTGCAGGATTTACTAGAGAAAGCTCAGAAGAGCTTCTCCTCACTTGATATGAAGGGCAGTTGTAATCTTGATTTGGCTctcataaaaaatactaatgcagaagaaaggaaagaaaactTGAAAGATATTTTTGCAGAGCCAAACTATTCAGTTTTTCATGTCAGCAGGGAGGCAGAGATGCAgaaaattaatgattttgaGCACAAGATTGAAGGTTCCATACATTTGGATTTGAACACAAAAGGCAGCTATGATTTTGCTGCTGTAAATGGATCTCAATTGGAACTCAGATGA